In the Colius striatus isolate bColStr4 chromosome 3, bColStr4.1.hap1, whole genome shotgun sequence genome, CACACGGCCccccagtgctgggggctgcagccccccggCACAGGCACCcaataaagcagcagcagcagccgcccGCCGCGTCTCCACGTTTATTTCCAAAAAGGCCTTTGTTTTCCCAAAGGAAAGGGAGGGCTGAGCCTGCCCCCGCCCCCCCGGCAGCCACGGCCTCTGCAGGGACGGTAAAAGGGACCCCGGCTGCAGGACTGGCTGTGCACGGGGCTGCGTGGAGCCCCAGCACCCGGCTCTCACCTGCACTCACGCCGTGCCGCTGCCTCCCTgcgtggtgctgctctggctcagcctggcacaggctggcgCTCCACAAGGAAACCAGGGTGGGTGGCACTGAGTGAACGGGCCCCTGAGCATCACCTGACGCTGCCAGCACCGTGCCAGGCCTGCCGTGTCCCCCacttgcagccagcacagcaatGGTGGCAACGTCCCACGGGGGTCCCCACGATGGCTTGGGGAGGGCCGGGACCTCCCTGGGGTCACCACCGGTCAGCGGGGCCACGGTGGGCAGTGgggctggcacagcctggccagGGAGGCAGCACGACAGGCACGGCACGGCatggcacggcacggcacggcatggcacagcatggcatcaCTCGGCGCCGGAGCGTTCCTGCAGCGCCGGCAGCGTCAGGGTCTCCGGCGCCGACTTCTTGCGCGGGCGAGTCTTGGGGGGAGCCAGGAACTCGGGGGGCTCGTCGCCGAGCGGGGTGGAGGGGGCACTGGCGGGGGCCGAGCGGGGGGCCGTGGGCTGCCCCACGTCGCTGACCGAGATGGCGGGTGGCACCAGGCCGATGAGCTCGTTGGTGGCCTCCTGGGTCTGCTGCTCGTAGCGCCTCACCTCCTCCATCGTCATCCCTGCGAGCACAGCCGGGcttggggctggggatggggctggggacgGGGGGCGGCGCAGCTGCGGGCCCCTTGCTGCGGGGAGGGGATGGATGGGCACAGCAAGCGGGGCCACGGTGAGGGCAGCCGGGGGAGGCTGCGGACCCCCCAGCGCGGGGGGCACGGGGGGCTCAGCCTGcgcccttccagcccctccccaggctgcagggtgTCCGTGGCAGCGTGCGCCGGCGGGGCTGCGGAGCTTAGGGCTGCTGGCTCCCCAGCTTTTGGTTTGTGGCCACTTGCATCTGAGTCTCGAAGGCACGGACCTCTTGCAGGGACATGTCTGCAAGGCAGAGAGCCGCTCACCGGGACGGCTCCCGCCGCCGTGCCCGGGGGTCTCCCTGGCAGAGCGGGGTGCAGCGGCGCAcgcagggggctgggggtgccccCTCCCTCCGCCAAGCCTCAGCCAAGCCCGCCCCGGGTGGGCACTGTAGGGGGCTGCGGCAGGGGCAGCGTtgcaggggggctgcaggggcggTAGGAGCTGCCTGCTGGGTTAGTGGCATGGTGATGAAACCCGcggccccctccccaccccgcgGGTCCGGGACCACCCCAGGGGCCGTGTCCCAGCCCCTCACTCACCACACCACTCGTCCACCCAGGCGAACGCCTGCCGGTGCCCGATCAGCAGGATGTCCCGGATCACCTGCGACGCACCACGGGGCTCAGCGCCCTGTCCCGTCCCCCcgctctctgtgtgtgtcccaggctcagccccctcctcaccttgTGCACAAACTGCTCCACCCGTGTCTGCAGCCCCCACACCTCGAACTTGACGCTCACCAGCTTGTAGGAGCACATGATGGGCTGCGTGTGCTGGCGCCAGCCCTCCCGCAGCGGCCCCCGGCCCGTCTTGGCCGAGCTGAAGAAACGGGGGTCCTGGGGGGATGGAAGGAGGGTGAAGGGCAAGGCTGTGAGCCCCCCACCCGCCCCGGGACAAGGCTTCACGGGGTGGCCCCGGGGGGGGCTCTTCCCCATCCCCGCTACCTCCAGGCTGCGGTAGTAACGCTCGGGGATCTCATCGAAGGCGATGTCCAGGAAGGAAACCTCGTGGTCACCCAGGATTTTGTCACTGTGGAAGatctggggaggggagggagggtgagaggtgtgtgtgtgccacccccagcccccccacGAGCCCCCCATGAGCCCCCcgccagctcagctgcagcgCACACTCACGTTCTCGCTGTCCCCACAGTTGTCTTCGTACTTGGTCTCGATGTAGATGGAGAACTTGGGCAAGAAGGAGCACTGTGGGGAGAGGCCACCAACTGTCCCCGAGGGATGCCCACCCTAAGGGGCACCCACCTCCAAGAGTCACTCACCCCCAAGGGATGCCCACCCCAGGAGCACCCACTCCCAAGGGATACCCACCCCAAGGGATGCCCACCCTAAGGGGCATCCACCTCCAAGAGACACCCACCCCCAAGGGACGCCCACCCCCAAGGAATACCCACCCCCAAGAGTCACTCACCCCCAAGGGATGCCCACCCTAAGGAGCACCCACCCTCAAGGGATACCCACCCCAAGGGATGCCCACCCCAAAAGGCACCCACCTCCAAGAGACACCCACCCTCAAGGGATACCCATTCCAAGGGGCACCCACCCAAGGGATGCCTATACCAAGGGATGCCCTGCTCCAAGGACACTGACCCCAAGggacacacagccccagctgatgcccaccCTGAAGGATACCACCCCCAAGAGATGCCCACCCTGAGGGACATCACCCCAAAGGGATGCCCACCTCCAAGGGATGCCCACCCTGAGGGACACCCTACCCACAAGAGACACCCACCCACCCTTGAAGGACACCCACCCTCCATGATGCCTACACTGAAGGATGCCCAGCCCCAAGGGATGCCCACCCACAAGGATACCCACCCCTGAAGGATGTTGATCCTAGGGGTcacccaccccagcaccccatCCCCAGCCATGccaggtgctggggaaggggtcGTGTCCCCTGATGCCACCCCCTTACCGTGTACTCTGCAGGGGCCCCGTGGCACACCAGTATCCCCAGGTGGCACCGTGGGGGAGAGAAGGAGCCATGAGAGTGGGCAGCAGCCACAGTGGCTTTCTGGCagcccaccaccaccaccaccaccgaGAGGGTGCCCAGCGGTGCCCgtgccctgccctgctcaccAGTGATGGTGTAGGGATAGTAGTTCCAAGCCTTCTCTGTGATGTAGAAGATACGGGGGGTCACTGCCCGTGCCCAGCCTGGCAGTTTGCtggagggggaggtgggggatcCACTCAGGGCAGGATGTGGCTGGTgggtgggcacagccctgcccggtGCCACCCAgccaaacacagccctgcatGGCACCAGCCCCTGGACCCCTACAACTTCCCCAGGTCCCTCCTCAGGGTCCTCACCTGCTCCCCAGGATGCCCATGTGCATCTTAGGAGCTCCCCCAGGGACTCCTGCCACCTCCCCAGGATCCACATCTGCAGCCCAGTACCATCACCTGCACTTCCCTCCCACAAGGGCCCCTGCCACCACTCCAGGACCCTCAACAGcaccccagcacctccccaggGACCCTTTCCACCTCCCCAGGACCCTCAtaccccagcagcaccccaagGACCCCTGCCACCTCCCCAGGACCCTTATCTGCACCCCAGGACCCTCACACCCTAGCCCCAGGGACCACTGCCACCTTCCCAAGGACCCTCACTTGCACCTCAGGACCCTCACCTGCACCCCAGAACAATCGCCTGCAACCCAGAACCATCACCTGAACCTCAGGACCCTCACCTGCACCCCAGGACCACCCCAGAGACCCCAGCCACCTCCCCAGGACCCTCACCTTCACGCCAGAGCCCCCATCCACTCCCGAGGACTCTCATCTCCTCTCTAGGCACCCTTACCCCTCCCTAGGGATCCCCACCCCTCTTTCTGCCCCCCTCCCACCTTCCCCAGGACCCCCTCCACCTCCCCCAAAGCCATGATCCCAGGgttccctggctgccctcaggcacccctgcccagcaccccgCGGCTGCCCCCAGTCCTCGGGCAGCATCAGGCCCCCCGAAGAGCCGGGAGCCGGGTTGTGATGGATTTGCAGGCGTTATAAATACCATCCCCGAGAGGGGAATCGTGAGCGCTGCGGCTAAAAATAGCCCGTGGCACGGCAGCGGGTGCCGGCGGGAGCGGGCGATGCCCGAGGAGCCGCGGGGCGCCCAGCACCGACGGCTGCCGGCGCTGCACCACGGGCACCCGCGGGCACGGACGGCGGGATGCCCACGCAGCACCACGGGCAGCACCGCGCCGAGGCACCCACTGGCACACGGAGGTGTGGGAGCCCACGGGGAGAGGGGTGCACCCCTGCAAAAGATGGGTGCGTGCCGTGGAGGTGGATGAACCCCCAGGAAATGGGTGCAGCCCCAGGAAGGTGGGTGCAGCCCTGAAGATGGGTGCAGCCCCTGAAGATGGGTGCAGTCCTCAGGAAGGTGGGTGCAGCCCTCAAGATGGGTGCAGTCCCTGAAGATGGGTGCAGTCCCCAGGAAGGTGGGTGCAGTCCCCAGGAAGGTGGGTGCAGCCCCTGAAGATGGGTGCAGTCCCCAGGAAGGTGGGTGCAGTCCCTGAAGATGGGTGCAGCCCCTGAAGATGGGTGCAGTCCCCAGGAAGGTGGGTGCAGTCCCCAGGAAGGTGGGTGCAGTCCCTGAAGATGAGTGCAGTCCCTGAAGGTGGGTGCAGCCCCCAGGAAGGTGGGTGCAGTCCCCAGGAAGGTGGGTGCAGTCCCTGAAGATGAGTGCAGTCCCTGAAGATGGGTGCAGCCCCCAGGAAGGTGGGTGCAGTCCCCAGGAAGGTGGGTGCAGTCCCTGAAGATGGGTGCAGCCCCTGAAGATGGGTGCAGCCCCCAGGAAGGTGGGTGCACCCTGGGAAATGGTCCTGAAAGATGGGTGCAGCCCCCAAAGATGGGTACACTCCAGTGCAGCCCTGACAGATAGGTGCAGCCCCTGATGATGGGTGCAGCTCCCAGGAAGGTGAGTGCAACCCCAAGAAGATGAGTGCAGCCCCAAGGAAGGTGGGTGCAGCCCCAAGAAGATGAGTGCAGCCCCAAGGAAGGTGGGTGCAGCCCTGAAGATGGGTGCAGCCCCCAGGAAGGTGGGTGCAGCCCCAAGAAGATGAGTGCAGCCCCCAGGAAGGTGGGTGCAGCCTGCAGGAAGATGAGTGCAGCCCCCAGGAAGGTGGGTGCAGCCCCCAGGAAGGTGGGTGCAGCCCTGGGAATCACCCCCAAAGCTGGGTGCAGCCCCTGAAGATGGGTTCATCTTGAGGGAAAGGTGCAGCCCCCCAGAATGGGTGCATGCCTGGGAGATGGGTTCAGCCCAGGGGATGGGTGCAGCTCCCCAAGATAAGTGCACCCCAGGAGATGGGTACAGTCTGAGACAGCCCCCAGGAAGATGGGTGCAGCCCTCAAAGGTGGGTGCGCCCTAGGACTTGGGTGCACCTCTGGGAGATGGGTACAGCCCTGGGAAATCACCCCCAAAGGCGAGTGCAACCCCTGCAGATGGTTCACCTCAGAAGGGTGCAGCCCCCCGAAGACAAGTGCACCCCAGGAGATGGGTACAGTCTGAGAGAGGTGCAGCCCCCAAAGACGGTGCACTCCAGGACTTGGGCGCACCACTGGGAGATGGgcacagccccactgcaggATGACAAAGACCCAGAAGGGGCATTCCCAGGGAAGTTTGGAGGGAGAGATGGGCTCCCCCCCCACCATGGTGCTGCCCCACGGAGTGGGGGCCCCTCGGCAGCCGCCCCCAGCTCACCTGGAGAGGTGCACACGCTTCTCAGTGAACTGCCCGGGGCCGTGCACGGGATCCTCGTGGGGCTCGTTCTTCACCACCTCCACGCCCTCGCCCTTCTCGCTCTCCTGGTGACTGTGTTTGCTGATGGTGTAGAGCTGCCCCACACGGTACTGCAAGCACAGCACCCGGCTCAGCAccacctcagccccagccccctgcccctccaAGATGGGATACCGGGTCTCCAGCTGCACGGCTgagaggggaaactgaggcagggagcaAAGGGGTGAGAGGCGCTGAGCTGTGCAGCGGGCAGGGGTCTCCTGGACCACCTTCCTTCAcctctctgcctctgggctgctctggcagctgggcaAAGGCCGgatcttgctgtccctgccccGCCTCAGTGCCCAGAGAGCCTTGCAGAGTGCCTGGAGGCTTTGTGCTCAGCAGGCTGCCCTCCCGCCGGGGAAAGCTCCGCTGCGGGGGATATTCACGTGTGTGTAGGTGCCgctgcagctgcacaggaaGCGTTTATTGTGCTGCTGAAGATCCCACCTGCCCCCCTCGCTGCCGGCGTGAGCCCATCGTCCCTCTGTCTGACTGAAAACCTTCCCCGGGTGCAAACACAGCCCCGgtgcctgggcagggctggtgctgcccGGCGTGGGCATTGCCACCACAGCTCTGCACTCCCTGAACCGGCCTCGTTGGCAGCAGGAGCTCACGGGCAGCCTTCGGCTGAGGATGCCACGGGCTGCCACCGCTGCTTGCTGACAGGATTCGGGCTCCTCGCTTGGAGTGGGGACTGAGCTGCCCCTGGGAGCACCCACCCCGAGGCCTGCAGTGCCACAGGCACCCAAAGCCCCGGTGCCCGTTGCCAGCTGGCTCAGCCCGTGGTCCCGGGACTCAGCTCGGATGTGCTGCCATCGGGCTCAGTGCCCCAAGGTCACCgtgcccagggatgggacagccCCCCTGTCTGTGCCCCAGCATGTGGCTCAGCACTCAGCGAACGTCCAGAGCCCAAGGGCCGTGCCAAAGCCTCAGCCGGGGCCGGTGGTCCCTGCCACGAGGGGATGGCAAAGGGGGGACCGCAGCgtcctcctgccctctcccgGCAGCGCCTCCATGTCCCGGCACCCCGCGGCTGTGGGTGCGGGACCCCCCCGCTTTCCATCGGCGGGTCTCTGCAGCTGAGCTCTCCCTGGCACCCGAAGCCGAGGGCTTGGGGCTCCCCCCAGCTCTGCACCCCCTTTTCCCAGCGCTCCCCGCCGTTCCTGCCCCGCACTCACCTCCTCGGTGGTGAGCGGCATGCAGATGCGGTACTCCTTGATGAGCATGGTGCCACGgctcggggcggggggggtcggGCGGAGGCGGGGGGCTCAGCTCATTCTGGGGGGGACCGGGGGGGATGGGGGTGCATgagggtgggggggaggggcgCGGCAGCCTCCCACGCTCCCATCCCATCACCCCACGCTCGAGGCGGCCGCCCCGCTCTCCCGGCACCGGTGACATCACGAGCCGTTGCCATGGCACCGGCGTGAGGTCACCGGTGCGAGGAGCAGCCTGGGTTGTAGCCGGCTGGGGACATCCCGAAAAACCCCCCTTTCCCCGCCGGGCAGACGCCCACTCTCCCGTGTTCCCACCCCAAAACGTGGTCCCGTCCCTTCGGGGTGCCGCATCCAGGGCCGGCCGCGGCGGGCAGAGCGGAGCCAGCGCTGCAGGGACCGCGGGGTGGGCTCGGACCTGTCGGTGCCGCGAGCACCCACCCACGGGCACCCACCCTCGCTCTGGCCTGCCCTGGGGGAGCTGCTCCCGGCGAGCACCCAGCTGCTGTCTCCGGTGTGGGACATCCCTTCCCTGGGCAGGAGACGGAGCCCCCGCCCCAGGGCTGCCCCCCAGGACCCATCCCAATCAGCCCCCGCCCCAGggctgccccccagcaccctaCAGGGCCAGCACCCACCTCAGGGCtgcccccctcacccccctgaCGCTCGCCCCAGTGGGGGCTGGCGATGCTCGGGGTGAGGGTaatggagcagctgagggggcTCCTGGCCATGGAATCCAGCCCCATGGGGCAGGGAAAGGATGTGAACCCTCCCCTGGGACTCATCCTGAACGTGGGGGTCAGGCCTTGCatggggcagaggggggctcACAGGGGGTGGCTTGTCCAGCTGAGGACACAGGGGCATCCCTGGGGGGCACAGAGGAACTGGGGGACATAGGAGTGTCCCTGGGGGCACGGGGGGACACAGAGGCACCTGGGGGGCCCTGCTGACAGAGAATAGTGCTGGGTGGTGGTGCCGGGCTGCGGGGAGCCGTAAGCCCCCCACGGGGGGCTCCTGAGCCAGCGCCGGGGGGCAGAGGCGACCCTGGCacgcggcggggggcggcgagGGACGGGAGCACCGTGGGCTCTGCCCCATCCCAGCTCCCGGAGAGCTCAGCCCGGTGCGGGAGGGCCggggcagccccaggggcaggAATTGGACACGTCCCGTGCAGGGCCGGGGGGGAGCTCCGGGGCTGCCCGAGGGCTCCGGCCGCCTGTGCCGCCGGGACGAGCGGACGATGCTCGGGCCGCGGCGAGCTCGGGGCAACCGCGGGGCTGGGAccgacagcagcagcagcgcagCCCCCGGCCCGAGCTCCGCAGCTCCGTCCCTCCCTCGTTCCCTCCCTGGGGCTCCGCTCCCCCTGGCCCGCTCCGCCGCATTCCCCCGGGGGTCTGGGGCTCCGGTCGCACTTACCCGAACCCGCGGCGATTCCCGGTTCCcgctccccccgccgccgccaccgccgtgCCCCGGCCG is a window encoding:
- the LOC133625141 gene encoding cytoplasmic phosphatidylinositol transfer protein 1-like, translating into MLIKEYRICMPLTTEEYRVGQLYTISKHSHQESEKGEGVEVVKNEPHEDPVHGPGQFTEKRVHLSSKLPGWARAVTPRIFYITEKAWNYYPYTITEYTCSFLPKFSIYIETKYEDNCGDSENIFHSDKILGDHEVSFLDIAFDEIPERYYRSLEDPRFFSSAKTGRGPLREGWRQHTQPIMCSYKLVSVKFEVWGLQTRVEQFVHKVIRDILLIGHRQAFAWVDEWCGMTMEEVRRYEQQTQEATNELIGLVPPAISVSDVGQPTAPRSAPASAPSTPLGDEPPEFLAPPKTRPRKKSAPETLTLPALQERSGAE